The proteins below come from a single Thermopolyspora flexuosa genomic window:
- a CDS encoding pyrimidine reductase family protein, with protein sequence MRQILPEPSATPLDDEDLAAAYACPDREWLRVNMVASVDGAAWLDGLSGGLSGAGDRRIFGILRGLADVILAGAATVRGEGYRPARPRPAWEPLRAGRPPAPPIAVVTRRLDLDLDAELFTDAPPYARTIVITTEAAPEERRRAAAERAEVIVAGADRVDVRRAVAALRDLGHRHILCEGGPRLNAQLVAAGLVDELCLTISPMLVGGGAARILDGTSSPTGLRLAHVLTDNGFLFCRYTREDA encoded by the coding sequence ATGCGTCAGATCCTTCCCGAACCCAGCGCGACACCCCTGGACGACGAGGACCTCGCCGCGGCCTACGCCTGCCCGGACCGGGAGTGGCTGCGCGTCAACATGGTGGCGAGCGTGGACGGCGCGGCCTGGCTCGACGGCCTGTCCGGCGGGCTGTCCGGCGCGGGCGACCGCCGGATCTTCGGGATACTGCGCGGCCTGGCCGACGTGATCCTCGCCGGGGCGGCCACGGTGCGCGGCGAGGGCTACCGCCCGGCCAGGCCCCGGCCCGCGTGGGAGCCGCTGCGCGCGGGCCGCCCACCGGCCCCGCCGATCGCCGTGGTCACCCGGCGGCTCGACCTCGACCTCGACGCGGAGCTGTTCACCGACGCCCCGCCGTACGCCCGGACCATCGTGATCACCACCGAGGCGGCGCCGGAGGAGCGGCGGCGGGCCGCGGCCGAGCGGGCCGAGGTGATCGTCGCCGGGGCGGACCGGGTGGACGTGCGCCGCGCCGTGGCCGCGCTGCGCGACCTCGGCCACCGCCATATCCTGTGCGAAGGAGGCCCGCGGCTGAACGCCCAGCTCGTGGCCGCGGGGCTCGTCGACGAGCTGTGCCTCACGATCAGCCCGATGCTGGTCGGCGGCGGCGCGGCCCGCATACTCGACGGGACGTCTTCCCCCACCGGGCTCCGCCTGGCTCACGTCCTGACCGACAACGGGTTTCTGTTCTGCAGGTACACCAGGGAGGACGCATGA
- the ligD gene encoding non-homologous end-joining DNA ligase: MASPYIEIDAGGRTIKVTNPDKVYFPGIGATKRELVEYYLAVGEGALRALDHRPTYLKRHPDGVQTEQIYQKRAPARRPDWLETVTVTFPSGRTAEAICVTEVAALAYCANLGTIDFHPWPTRCSDVEHPDELRVDIDPQPGTGFAEARQVALAVRDILAELGMTGFPKTSGGRGIHVAVRIEPRWSFVEVRHAAIALAREVERRLPALATTSWWKEERGERVFIDYNQNARDRTIASAYSVRARPHAPVSTPVTWEELPDVDPRDFDIRTVPRRFAEIGDVHRAIDDRAYSIEPLLEWYAADDRGDEPYPPNYPKMPGEPKRVQPSKARPSGDGADRT, encoded by the coding sequence ATGGCCTCGCCGTACATCGAGATCGACGCCGGCGGGCGGACGATCAAGGTCACCAACCCGGACAAGGTCTACTTCCCGGGGATCGGTGCGACAAAGCGCGAGCTGGTGGAGTACTACCTCGCGGTCGGCGAGGGCGCGCTGCGCGCGCTCGACCACCGCCCCACCTACCTCAAGCGGCACCCCGACGGGGTGCAGACCGAGCAGATCTACCAGAAACGCGCCCCGGCCCGCCGCCCGGACTGGCTCGAGACGGTGACGGTGACCTTCCCCAGCGGCCGCACCGCGGAGGCGATCTGCGTCACCGAGGTCGCCGCGCTCGCCTACTGCGCGAACCTCGGCACGATCGACTTCCACCCCTGGCCGACCCGCTGCTCCGACGTCGAGCACCCCGACGAGCTGCGCGTCGACATCGACCCCCAGCCCGGCACCGGCTTCGCCGAGGCCCGTCAGGTCGCCCTCGCGGTCCGCGACATCCTCGCCGAGCTCGGCATGACCGGCTTCCCCAAGACCTCCGGCGGCCGCGGCATCCACGTCGCGGTCCGCATCGAGCCCCGCTGGTCGTTCGTCGAGGTACGGCACGCCGCGATCGCCCTCGCCCGCGAGGTCGAGCGCCGCCTGCCCGCGCTCGCCACCACCTCCTGGTGGAAGGAGGAGCGCGGCGAGCGCGTCTTCATCGACTACAACCAGAACGCCCGCGACCGCACCATCGCCTCCGCCTACTCGGTCCGCGCCCGGCCGCACGCTCCCGTCTCCACCCCGGTCACCTGGGAGGAACTGCCCGACGTCGACCCGCGCGATTTCGACATCCGCACCGTGCCACGCCGTTTCGCCGAAATCGGCGACGTGCACCGCGCCATCGACGACCGGGCGTACTCCATCGAGCCGTTGCTCGAGTGGTACGCCGCCGACGACCGCGGTGACGAACCGTATCCACCCAACTATCCGAAAATGCCGGGCGAGCCGAAACGCGTGCAACCGAGCAAGGCACGGCCGAGCGGTGACGGAGCCGATCGAACCTAG
- a CDS encoding DUF4349 domain-containing protein → MRNHGLQGRSRTVGPTWPALIATAAALALAGCSGGGYEAAEPPPASVAQDGEAATQARPESGGEGRDLAGAGRGGGGEADEAGERPLTKATVAPERALVRSAEMTVRAKDVAAAAEKATRIATEAGGYVSEEQSDSSTAAGSSTRITFKVPPDRYATVLKRFGTELGTRESLTQRTEDVTEEVADVKSRIKSAEAAIDQFRALLRRAEKIGEILEIEREISARTAELESLQARQKALASLTGMATITLHLIGPAVEVPEDEDEPEGFLGGLVTGWRALVAATKVGLTVLGVLLPWLLAIGLLVLLVWPLARLLSRTRLVSPRPRPRPRRPRGPSWGAPPEPPGDAPPEASSPVPLSGPEEPEAPPQDPDATPGRPR, encoded by the coding sequence ATGAGGAACCACGGGCTCCAGGGTCGTTCCCGGACGGTCGGGCCCACATGGCCCGCGCTGATCGCGACGGCCGCGGCGCTGGCGCTCGCCGGATGCTCCGGCGGCGGCTACGAGGCCGCCGAGCCGCCGCCCGCGTCGGTGGCACAGGACGGCGAGGCCGCCACCCAGGCCCGCCCGGAGAGTGGCGGCGAGGGCCGCGACCTCGCCGGGGCCGGGCGCGGCGGTGGCGGCGAGGCCGACGAGGCCGGAGAGCGGCCGCTGACCAAGGCCACGGTCGCGCCGGAGCGGGCGCTCGTCCGCAGCGCCGAGATGACGGTGCGCGCCAAGGACGTGGCCGCCGCGGCGGAGAAGGCGACGCGGATCGCCACCGAGGCCGGCGGATACGTGTCCGAGGAGCAGAGCGACTCCTCCACCGCCGCCGGCAGCAGCACGAGGATCACGTTCAAGGTGCCGCCGGACCGCTACGCGACGGTGCTCAAACGGTTCGGCACCGAGCTGGGCACGCGGGAGAGCCTCACCCAGCGCACCGAGGACGTCACCGAGGAGGTCGCCGACGTCAAGAGCCGGATCAAGTCGGCCGAGGCGGCGATCGACCAGTTCCGCGCCCTGCTGCGCCGCGCCGAGAAGATCGGCGAGATCCTGGAGATCGAACGGGAGATCTCCGCGCGCACGGCCGAGCTGGAGTCGCTCCAGGCCCGGCAGAAGGCGCTCGCGTCCCTGACCGGCATGGCGACGATCACCCTCCACCTCATCGGCCCCGCGGTCGAGGTGCCGGAGGACGAGGACGAGCCGGAGGGCTTCCTCGGCGGGCTGGTCACCGGCTGGCGGGCGCTCGTCGCCGCCACCAAGGTCGGGCTCACCGTGCTCGGGGTGCTGCTGCCGTGGCTGCTCGCCATCGGCCTGCTCGTGCTCCTGGTCTGGCCGCTGGCGCGCCTGCTGAGCCGTACCCGCCTCGTCTCCCCGCGGCCACGACCGCGGCCACGGCGGCCGCGCGGCCCGTCGTGGGGCGCCCCACCGGAACCGCCGGGAGACGCGCCGCCCGAGGCGTCGTCACCGGTGCCGCTCTCCGGCCCGGAGGAGCCCGAGGCCCCGCCGCAGGACCCGGACGCGACCCCCGGGCGGCCGCGCTGA
- the hemG gene encoding protoporphyrinogen oxidase: MAGRSSRESESRNAPERDGRRHVAIVGGGIAGLAAAWYLGRDGGDRVRVTVLEGGDRVGGKLRVSEVAGVPVDEGAEAMLAARPEGRELARLAGLGDELVDPGPTSSLIYSRGALRELPKGHVMGVPSDLAALGRSGILSPLGFLRVPLDQVLPPTLVRTDVSVAAYVRARMGDEVVERLVEPLLGGVYAGRAEYLSLDATMPRIATAARTERSLLAAARQIAQEGASRPRGPVFTTLARGLGTLPEALAAGSGAEVRTGTLVRELRRTDNGWRLVAGPANAPEEIEADAVILALPAVPASRLLQDEVPKAAAELARIEYASMAIVTLAYPRSAFPALPEGSGYLVPPVEGRAVKAVTFSSVKWPHLAKAAPDLVIVRCSIGRLGEEQVLQRDDAELVSLAMAELTDVLGVRGLPRDSRVTRWGGSLPQYNVGHLDRVARIRAAVAMQPGLAVCGAAYDGVGVPACIATARTAVGRILDHLDPRGEWRHDRGKATAKSA; encoded by the coding sequence ATGGCAGGAAGATCGAGTCGCGAGAGCGAGTCCCGGAACGCCCCGGAGCGGGACGGGCGACGACACGTCGCGATCGTCGGCGGGGGCATCGCGGGCCTCGCCGCGGCGTGGTACCTCGGGCGGGACGGCGGCGACCGCGTCAGGGTCACCGTGCTCGAGGGCGGTGACCGGGTGGGCGGCAAGCTGCGCGTCTCCGAGGTGGCCGGGGTGCCGGTGGACGAGGGCGCCGAGGCGATGCTCGCCGCCCGGCCCGAGGGCAGGGAGCTGGCGCGGCTCGCCGGGCTCGGCGACGAGCTGGTGGACCCGGGCCCGACCTCCTCGCTCATCTACTCCCGGGGCGCGCTGCGCGAGCTGCCCAAGGGCCACGTGATGGGCGTGCCGTCCGACCTCGCGGCGCTCGGCCGTTCCGGCATCCTGTCGCCGCTCGGCTTCCTGCGCGTCCCGCTCGACCAGGTGCTGCCGCCCACCCTGGTGCGCACCGACGTCTCGGTCGCCGCGTACGTGCGCGCCCGGATGGGCGACGAGGTGGTGGAGCGGCTCGTCGAGCCGCTGCTCGGCGGCGTCTACGCCGGTCGGGCGGAGTACCTGTCGCTCGACGCCACGATGCCGCGCATCGCCACCGCGGCACGCACCGAGCGGTCGCTGCTCGCCGCGGCGCGGCAGATCGCCCAGGAGGGCGCAAGCCGTCCCCGCGGGCCGGTGTTCACCACGCTCGCCCGGGGCCTCGGCACCCTGCCGGAGGCGCTCGCCGCCGGGTCCGGGGCCGAGGTGCGCACCGGCACGCTCGTGCGCGAGCTGCGCCGTACCGACAATGGCTGGCGGCTGGTCGCCGGCCCGGCGAACGCGCCGGAGGAGATCGAGGCGGACGCCGTGATCCTCGCCCTGCCCGCGGTCCCGGCGTCCCGGCTGCTCCAGGACGAGGTGCCGAAGGCCGCGGCCGAGCTGGCCCGGATCGAGTACGCGAGCATGGCGATCGTCACCCTCGCCTACCCGCGCTCGGCGTTTCCCGCGCTCCCCGAGGGCAGTGGCTACCTCGTGCCGCCGGTGGAGGGCCGCGCGGTCAAGGCGGTGACGTTCAGCTCGGTCAAGTGGCCGCACCTGGCGAAGGCCGCCCCCGACCTGGTGATCGTGCGGTGCTCGATCGGCCGGCTCGGCGAGGAGCAGGTGTTGCAGCGCGACGACGCCGAGCTCGTCTCGCTGGCCATGGCGGAGCTGACCGACGTGCTGGGGGTACGCGGGCTGCCGCGGGACAGCCGGGTCACCCGGTGGGGCGGCTCGCTGCCGCAGTACAACGTCGGCCACCTCGACCGGGTGGCGCGCATCCGGGCCGCGGTCGCCATGCAGCCGGGCCTCGCGGTGTGCGGGGCCGCGTACGACGGGGTCGGCGTTCCCGCCTGCATCGCGACCGCCCGTACCGCGGTGGGCCGGATTCTGGACCACCTCGATCCGCGGGGAGAATGGCGTCATGACCGAGGAAAGGCAACAGCCAAAAGCGCGTGA
- the msrB gene encoding peptide-methionine (R)-S-oxide reductase MsrB: protein MDKVVKDEREWRQLLSPEEYHVLREAGTEPPFSGEYVDTKTVGVYTCRACGAELFRSETKFESHCGWPSFYAPTSSDAVTLLEDRSHGMIRTEVRCARCDSHLGHVFHGEGFPTPTDDRYCINSIALRLVPAEES from the coding sequence ATGGACAAGGTGGTAAAGGACGAACGGGAGTGGCGGCAGCTGCTCTCGCCCGAGGAGTACCACGTGCTGCGCGAGGCGGGCACCGAGCCGCCCTTCTCGGGGGAGTACGTCGACACCAAGACCGTGGGCGTCTACACGTGCCGGGCCTGCGGCGCGGAGCTGTTCCGGTCGGAGACCAAGTTCGAGTCGCACTGCGGCTGGCCGTCGTTCTACGCGCCGACCTCGTCCGACGCGGTGACGCTGCTGGAGGACCGCTCGCACGGCATGATCCGCACCGAGGTGCGCTGCGCCCGCTGTGACTCCCACCTCGGGCACGTCTTCCACGGCGAGGGCTTCCCGACGCCGACCGACGACCGCTACTGCATCAACTCGATCGCTTTGCGCCTCGTCCCGGCCGAGGAGTCGTGA
- the hemQ gene encoding hydrogen peroxide-dependent heme synthase → MTEERQQPKARDLNEVIRYTMWSVFRLSERLPDERDEIVREVEDLLAQVGQKDVVTRGSYDVAGFRADADYMFWWHAPSAEDLQEVYGRFRRTRLGRASEPVWSVIGLHRPAEFNRSHIPAFLAGEEPRGYLCVYPFVRSYEWYLLDERERRELLAEHGAMARGFADVRANTVSGFALNDYEWLLAFEANELHRIVDLMRHLRGARARRHVRVEIPFYTGTRKPLSELVAALP, encoded by the coding sequence ATGACCGAGGAAAGGCAACAGCCAAAAGCGCGTGATCTCAACGAAGTGATCCGGTACACCATGTGGTCGGTGTTCCGGCTGTCCGAGCGGCTGCCCGACGAGCGGGACGAGATCGTCCGCGAGGTCGAGGACCTGCTCGCCCAGGTCGGGCAGAAGGACGTGGTGACCCGCGGCTCCTACGACGTCGCCGGGTTCCGCGCCGACGCCGACTACATGTTCTGGTGGCACGCCCCGTCCGCGGAGGACCTGCAGGAGGTCTACGGCCGGTTCCGGCGCACCCGCCTGGGACGGGCGAGCGAGCCGGTCTGGTCGGTCATCGGGCTGCACCGCCCGGCCGAGTTCAACCGCTCGCACATCCCGGCGTTCCTCGCCGGTGAGGAGCCGCGCGGCTACCTGTGCGTGTACCCGTTCGTGCGTTCGTACGAGTGGTACCTGCTCGACGAGCGGGAGCGGCGCGAGCTGCTCGCCGAGCACGGCGCCATGGCGCGGGGCTTCGCGGACGTGCGGGCGAACACGGTGTCCGGGTTCGCGCTCAACGACTACGAGTGGCTGCTCGCGTTCGAGGCGAACGAGCTGCACCGCATCGTCGACCTCATGCGCCACCTGCGGGGCGCGCGGGCGCGCCGGCACGTCCGGGTGGAGATCCCGTTCTACACCGGCACCCGTAAGCCGCTCTCGGAGCTCGTCGCCGCCCTCCCGTAG
- a CDS encoding aldehyde dehydrogenase (NADP(+)) — MDARTGKERREIGPETSVEEIATICARAAEAFPVLRDLGREERARLLEAIAGELEAAGKELVAAADAETALGEGRLTGELARTCHQFRFFAQVIRDGGYLDVAIDHADATATPPRPELRRMMVPIGPVAVFGAANFPLAFSVPGGDTASALAAGCPVVVKAHPAHPETCEIAAAVLRRVLPDGAFALVHGMAAGAALVQDPHIRAVGFTGSERGGRALFDLAVSRPDPIPFYGELGSVNPLVVTPGAARRRAEEIGTGTADSLTLGMGQFCTKPGLIFVPRGEHGEAVVAALVRRAREATPGVLLTEGIREAYVAGAHRARQEATTLLASQAQAPACGPTLVRVDAQAVIDGKAPLEEVFGPFGVVVDYDGEEDLFAALTALRPALVAAVHAEESETDLASRLLDLLTERVGRIVWNGYPTGVAVAWAMTHGGPYPATTAPGHTSVGANAIRRWLRPVTYQSVPLSLLPISLRDTSPMPRRLGGRPIL; from the coding sequence GTGGACGCGCGCACCGGAAAGGAACGGCGGGAAATCGGGCCCGAGACGTCCGTCGAGGAGATCGCCACGATTTGCGCCCGGGCCGCGGAGGCGTTCCCGGTGCTGCGCGACCTCGGCCGGGAGGAGCGGGCGCGGCTGCTCGAGGCGATCGCGGGTGAGCTGGAGGCCGCGGGGAAGGAGCTGGTCGCCGCCGCCGACGCCGAGACCGCGCTGGGTGAGGGCCGGCTCACCGGCGAGCTGGCGCGGACGTGCCACCAGTTCCGGTTCTTCGCCCAGGTGATCCGGGACGGCGGGTACCTCGACGTGGCGATCGACCACGCCGACGCCACCGCGACGCCGCCCCGGCCCGAGCTGCGGCGCATGATGGTGCCGATCGGCCCGGTCGCGGTGTTCGGCGCGGCGAACTTCCCGCTGGCGTTCAGCGTGCCCGGCGGGGACACCGCCTCCGCGCTCGCCGCGGGCTGCCCGGTCGTGGTGAAGGCCCACCCGGCGCACCCGGAGACCTGCGAGATCGCGGCGGCCGTGCTGCGCCGGGTGCTGCCGGACGGCGCCTTCGCCCTCGTGCACGGCATGGCCGCGGGCGCCGCGCTCGTCCAGGACCCGCACATCCGCGCGGTCGGCTTCACCGGGTCGGAGCGCGGCGGGCGCGCCCTGTTCGACCTCGCCGTCTCCCGCCCCGACCCGATCCCGTTCTACGGCGAGCTGGGCAGCGTGAACCCGCTCGTGGTCACCCCCGGCGCGGCCCGGCGGCGCGCCGAGGAGATCGGCACCGGTACCGCGGACAGCCTCACCCTCGGCATGGGCCAGTTCTGCACCAAGCCCGGCCTGATCTTCGTGCCGCGCGGCGAGCACGGCGAGGCCGTGGTGGCCGCCCTGGTGCGCCGGGCCCGCGAGGCCACCCCGGGCGTGCTGCTCACCGAGGGCATCCGCGAGGCCTACGTGGCGGGCGCGCACCGCGCCCGGCAGGAGGCGACCACGCTGCTCGCGTCCCAGGCCCAGGCCCCGGCGTGCGGCCCCACCCTGGTGCGGGTGGACGCCCAGGCGGTGATCGACGGCAAGGCGCCGCTGGAGGAGGTGTTCGGCCCGTTCGGGGTGGTCGTCGACTACGACGGCGAGGAGGACCTGTTCGCCGCGCTGACCGCGCTGCGCCCGGCCCTGGTCGCCGCGGTGCACGCCGAGGAGTCCGAGACCGACCTCGCCTCCCGGCTGCTCGACCTGCTCACCGAGCGGGTCGGCCGCATCGTGTGGAACGGCTACCCCACCGGCGTCGCGGTCGCCTGGGCGATGACGCACGGCGGGCCGTACCCGGCCACCACCGCGCCCGGCCACACCTCGGTCGGCGCGAACGCGATCCGCCGATGGCTGCGCCCGGTCACCTACCAGTCGGTGCCGCTGTCCCTGCTGCCGATCTCGCTGCGCGACACCTCCCCGATGCCCCGCCGCCTCGGCGGACGGCCCATCCTCTGA
- the hemE gene encoding uroporphyrinogen decarboxylase, which translates to MRACRRQAVPYTPVWYMRQAGRSLPEYRKVREGVPMLTACATPELVVEITMQPVRRYGVDAAIFFSDIVVPLKAIGVDLDIRPGVGPVVEAPIRDREGLAALRPLEPDDVPYVTESVRALVGELGGTPLIGFAGAPFTLASYLIEGGPSKNHDNTKAMMYGEPELWHALMERLSEITLAFLRLQVAAGASAVQLFDSWVGAVAPEDYREFVLPHTSRIFAGLADLGVPRIHFGVGTGELLGLLGEAGADVVGVDWRVPLDEAALRVGAGKALQGNLDPAVLLAPWEVVERRARDVLTRGRVAEGHVFNLGHGVLPATDPDQLARLTDLVHEASAR; encoded by the coding sequence ATCCGGGCCTGCCGACGCCAGGCGGTGCCGTACACGCCGGTCTGGTACATGCGCCAGGCCGGGCGCTCGCTGCCCGAGTACCGCAAGGTGCGCGAGGGCGTGCCCATGCTCACCGCCTGCGCCACGCCGGAGCTCGTCGTGGAGATCACGATGCAGCCGGTCCGGCGGTACGGCGTGGACGCCGCGATCTTCTTCAGCGACATCGTGGTGCCGCTGAAGGCGATCGGCGTCGACCTCGACATCAGGCCGGGCGTCGGGCCCGTGGTCGAGGCGCCCATCCGGGACCGCGAGGGCCTGGCCGCGCTGCGCCCGCTGGAGCCGGACGACGTGCCGTACGTCACCGAGTCGGTGCGCGCGCTCGTCGGCGAGCTGGGCGGGACGCCGCTGATCGGGTTCGCCGGCGCGCCGTTCACCCTCGCCTCCTACCTGATCGAGGGCGGCCCGTCGAAGAACCACGACAACACCAAGGCGATGATGTACGGCGAGCCGGAGCTGTGGCACGCCCTGATGGAGCGGCTGAGCGAGATCACGCTGGCCTTCCTGCGCCTGCAGGTGGCGGCCGGGGCGTCGGCGGTGCAGCTGTTCGACTCCTGGGTGGGCGCGGTCGCCCCGGAGGACTACCGCGAGTTCGTGCTGCCGCACACCTCCCGGATCTTCGCCGGGCTCGCCGACCTCGGCGTGCCCCGCATCCACTTCGGCGTGGGCACCGGGGAGCTGCTCGGCCTGCTCGGCGAGGCCGGGGCCGACGTGGTCGGGGTGGACTGGCGGGTGCCGCTCGACGAGGCGGCGCTGCGCGTGGGCGCGGGCAAGGCGCTGCAGGGCAACCTCGACCCGGCGGTGCTGCTCGCCCCGTGGGAGGTCGTGGAGCGGCGCGCCCGCGACGTGCTCACCCGGGGGCGCGTCGCCGAGGGCCACGTGTTCAACCTGGGCCACGGGGTGCTCCCGGCGACCGACCCCGACCAGCTCGCCCGGCTCACCGACCTGGTGCACGAGGCGTCCGCCCGCTGA
- a CDS encoding ATP-dependent DNA ligase, translating to MSHDQPSGPDPADTGPDPAADPVVAELAGALPVAPPVAPMLAKAVRTLPAQDGSLLYEPKWDGFRCIVFRAGEAVYLGSRNERPFTRYFPELVAAVRAELPERCVVDGEIVLRQGKALDFDALQQRIHPAASRIRLLAERTPVTFVAFDLLAIGDENLMGRPFAERRARLAEALAGADDRVRLTPLTDDEERAARWFERFEGAGLDGVVVKRRDLGYEPDRRVMFKVKHERTADCVVAGYREHKSGPVVGSLLLGLYDEAGRLHHVGVAASFPMRRRAELVDELAPYRMADPSGHPWAAWAEQAANPSPGGPRLPGAVSRWNAKKDLSFIPLRPELVAEVAYDHMEGDRFRHTAHFRRWRPDRTPESCGYAQLDRPIGYDLDELLRG from the coding sequence ATGAGCCACGACCAGCCATCCGGCCCGGACCCCGCCGATACCGGCCCCGATCCCGCCGCCGATCCGGTCGTCGCCGAGCTGGCGGGCGCCCTCCCGGTCGCGCCGCCGGTGGCGCCGATGCTCGCCAAGGCGGTGCGCACGCTGCCCGCCCAGGACGGCTCGCTGCTGTACGAGCCGAAGTGGGACGGCTTCCGGTGCATCGTGTTCCGCGCCGGGGAGGCGGTGTACCTCGGCAGCCGCAACGAGCGGCCGTTCACCCGCTACTTCCCGGAGCTGGTCGCGGCGGTCCGCGCCGAGCTGCCGGAGCGGTGCGTGGTCGACGGCGAGATCGTGCTGCGCCAGGGCAAGGCCCTCGACTTCGACGCGCTGCAGCAGCGCATCCACCCGGCCGCCTCCCGCATCCGGCTGCTCGCCGAGCGCACCCCGGTCACCTTCGTCGCCTTCGACCTGCTCGCGATCGGCGACGAGAACCTCATGGGCCGCCCCTTCGCCGAGCGGCGTGCCCGGCTCGCCGAGGCGCTCGCCGGGGCCGACGACCGGGTACGGCTCACCCCGCTCACCGACGACGAGGAGCGCGCGGCCCGGTGGTTCGAGCGCTTCGAGGGCGCGGGCCTCGACGGTGTGGTGGTCAAGCGCCGGGACCTCGGCTACGAGCCCGACCGCCGGGTGATGTTCAAGGTCAAGCACGAGCGCACCGCCGACTGTGTCGTCGCGGGCTACCGCGAGCACAAGTCCGGTCCGGTGGTGGGCTCGTTGCTGCTCGGCCTGTACGACGAGGCGGGGCGGCTGCACCACGTCGGCGTGGCCGCCTCGTTCCCGATGCGGCGGCGCGCCGAGCTCGTCGACGAGCTCGCGCCGTACCGGATGGCCGACCCGAGCGGGCACCCGTGGGCCGCCTGGGCGGAGCAGGCCGCCAACCCCTCCCCCGGCGGCCCCCGGCTGCCCGGCGCGGTGTCCCGGTGGAACGCGAAGAAGGACCTCTCCTTCATCCCGCTGCGGCCCGAGCTCGTCGCCGAGGTCGCCTACGACCACATGGAGGGCGACCGGTTCCGGCACACCGCCCACTTCCGCCGGTGGCGCCCCGACCGCACCCCCGAGTCCTGCGGCTACGCCCAGCTCGACCGGCCGATCGGCTACGACCTCGACGAGCTGCTGCGCGGCTGA